A single genomic interval of Cherax quadricarinatus isolate ZL_2023a chromosome 76, ASM3850222v1, whole genome shotgun sequence harbors:
- the Fim gene encoding plastin-3 isoform X2: MIEDWDKSTNGPGKGKLSFDEFQNMCAGLKAQDIASSFKKMVNKRENLETLGGMSTASSEGTTHSVRLEEQLAFSDWINSNLGHDPDLKHLLPIDGEGRYLYDKVKDGILLCKVINHSCPDTIDERAINTRNLTLYTKHENLTLALTSSQAIGCNVVNIDAHDLAKGKPHLVLGLLWQIIRIGLFNQITLEHCPGLANLLEDGEKIEELMKLSPEAILLRWVNHHLERAGVNRRCTNFMSDIKDSEIYSHLLKQIAPNDAGVTMEALSEQDLMARAEIMLQQAEKLGCRSFLTPQDVVEGVYKLNVAFVANLFNNHPGLDKPENIDFEGLDHIEETREEKTYRNWMNSMGVNPHVNWLYSDLADGIIIFQLYDIIRPGVVDWKRVHSKFSKLKKFMEKLENCNYAVELGKQLKFSLVGIAGQDLADGNPTLTLALIWQLMRAYTLSILTQLADSGSPIVEAEIITWVNSKLKEAGKTSSIRSFQDSSLQNALAVIDLVDAIKPGTINYDVVKITKDEEDNIANAKYAISMARKIGARIYALPEDFTEVKPKMIMTVFACLMARDYIPNMDTKKN, encoded by the exons ATGATCGAGGACTGGGACAAGAGCACTAACGGTCCAGGCAAAGGAAAACTCAGCTTTGACGAGTTTCAGAAT ATGTGCGCTGGCTTGAAAGCTCAGGATATTGCGAGCTCATTTAAAAAGATGGTTAACAAACGTGAGAACCTGGAAACTCTGGGAGGGATGTCAACGGCCTCCTCTGAAGGCACCACGCACTCTGTACGCTTAGAAGAACAGTTGGCATTCTCTGACTGGATAAACTCTAACCTTGGACACGATCCTGACCTGAAACATCTGCTGCCCATTGACGGAGAAGGTCGCTACTTGTATGATAAAGTTAAGGATGGCATTCTTCTTTG CAAAGTGATTAATCACTCATGTCCAGACACCATTGACGAGAGAGCCATTAACACCCGCAACTTAACACTGTACACCAAGCATGAGAACCTCACTCTGGCACTCACCTCATCTCAGGCCATTGGCTGCAATGTTGTCAATATTGATGCTCATGACTTGGCTAAAG GAAAACCTCACCTAGTGTTGGGTCTGCTGTGGCAGATTATTCGCATTGGGTTGTTCAATCAGATCACCCTGGAGCATTGCCCAGGTCTAGCCAACTTGCTGGAAGATGGAGAGAAGATCGAGGAGCTGATGAAGCTCTCCCCTGAGGCTATCCTTCTCCGATGGGTTAACCACCACTTGGAGCGTGCTGGTGTTAACAG ACGCTGCACAAACTTCATGAGTGACATCAAGGACTCAGAGATCTATTCTCATTTACTGAAGCAAATTGCACCCAACGATGCTGGTGTGACCATGGAGGCACTCTCT GAACAAGATTTAATGGCCAGAGCCGAAATAATGTTGCAACAAGCAGAAAAACTGGGTTGCCGTAGCTTCCTGACCCCACAGGATGTAGTGGAAGGAGTTTACAAGCTAAATGTGGCTTTTGTTGCTAACCTCTTCAATAACCACCCTGGACTTGACAAGCCTGAAAATATTGATTTTGAGGGCCTTGACCACATTGAAGAAACTAGGGAAGAAAAGA CCTATCGTAACTGGATGAACAGTATGGGCGTTAACCCCCATGTTAATTGGCTGTACTCCGACCTTGCTGATGGCATCATCATCTTCCAGTTGTATGACATCATCAGACCCGGTGTTGTTGACTGGAAGCGGGTCCACAG TAAGTTCAGCAAACTGAAGAAGTTTATGGAGAAACTTGAAAATTGCAATTATGCAGTTGAGCTTGGCAAACAGCTGAAGTTCAGCCTTGTGGGTATTGCCGGACAAGACTTAGCAGATGGCAACCCAACTCTCACTTTAG CCCTGATCTGGCAGTTGATGAGGGCATACACCCTGTCCATCTTAACACAGTTAGCAGATTCTGGCAGCCCTATTGTAGAGGCCGAGATCATCACATGGGTCAATTCCAAATTAAAGGAAGCTGGCAAGACATCAAGCATCAGAAGCTTCCAGGACTCTAGTCTCCAGAATGCCCTTGCTGTTATTGACCTTGTTGATGCCATTAAACCCGGCACAATCAATTATGATGTTGTGAAGATAACAAAGGATGAAGAG gataaTATTGCCAATGCTAAGTACGCAATTTCGATGGCACGAAAGATTGGCGCTCGGATCTATGCCCTCCCTGAAGACTTCACTGAAGTGAAACCCAAGATGATCATGACAGTGTTTGCATGTCTCATGGCACGAGACTACATACCCAATATGGATACCAAAAAGAATTAA
- the Fim gene encoding plastin-3 isoform X1, protein MRFGKSENMYRELLERSGLQNRQSDKMASRDSTTAFTDDQLEELCETFNTIDRDGNGFIDLSELKAALDIVGFKLPQWQVRKMIEDWDKSTNGPGKGKLSFDEFQNMCAGLKAQDIASSFKKMVNKRENLETLGGMSTASSEGTTHSVRLEEQLAFSDWINSNLGHDPDLKHLLPIDGEGRYLYDKVKDGILLCKVINHSCPDTIDERAINTRNLTLYTKHENLTLALTSSQAIGCNVVNIDAHDLAKGKPHLVLGLLWQIIRIGLFNQITLEHCPGLANLLEDGEKIEELMKLSPEAILLRWVNHHLERAGVNRRCTNFMSDIKDSEIYSHLLKQIAPNDAGVTMEALSEQDLMARAEIMLQQAEKLGCRSFLTPQDVVEGVYKLNVAFVANLFNNHPGLDKPENIDFEGLDHIEETREEKTYRNWMNSMGVNPHVNWLYSDLADGIIIFQLYDIIRPGVVDWKRVHSKFSKLKKFMEKLENCNYAVELGKQLKFSLVGIAGQDLADGNPTLTLALIWQLMRAYTLSILTQLADSGSPIVEAEIITWVNSKLKEAGKTSSIRSFQDSSLQNALAVIDLVDAIKPGTINYDVVKITKDEEDNIANAKYAISMARKIGARIYALPEDFTEVKPKMIMTVFACLMARDYIPNMDTKKN, encoded by the exons ATTGACCGCGATGGTAATGGCTTCATTGACCTGTCAGAGCTCAAGGCTGCTCTGGATATTGTGGGCTTCAAGCTTCCTCAGTGGCAAGTGCGGAAAATGATCGAGGACTGGGACAAGAGCACTAACGGTCCAGGCAAAGGAAAACTCAGCTTTGACGAGTTTCAGAAT ATGTGCGCTGGCTTGAAAGCTCAGGATATTGCGAGCTCATTTAAAAAGATGGTTAACAAACGTGAGAACCTGGAAACTCTGGGAGGGATGTCAACGGCCTCCTCTGAAGGCACCACGCACTCTGTACGCTTAGAAGAACAGTTGGCATTCTCTGACTGGATAAACTCTAACCTTGGACACGATCCTGACCTGAAACATCTGCTGCCCATTGACGGAGAAGGTCGCTACTTGTATGATAAAGTTAAGGATGGCATTCTTCTTTG CAAAGTGATTAATCACTCATGTCCAGACACCATTGACGAGAGAGCCATTAACACCCGCAACTTAACACTGTACACCAAGCATGAGAACCTCACTCTGGCACTCACCTCATCTCAGGCCATTGGCTGCAATGTTGTCAATATTGATGCTCATGACTTGGCTAAAG GAAAACCTCACCTAGTGTTGGGTCTGCTGTGGCAGATTATTCGCATTGGGTTGTTCAATCAGATCACCCTGGAGCATTGCCCAGGTCTAGCCAACTTGCTGGAAGATGGAGAGAAGATCGAGGAGCTGATGAAGCTCTCCCCTGAGGCTATCCTTCTCCGATGGGTTAACCACCACTTGGAGCGTGCTGGTGTTAACAG ACGCTGCACAAACTTCATGAGTGACATCAAGGACTCAGAGATCTATTCTCATTTACTGAAGCAAATTGCACCCAACGATGCTGGTGTGACCATGGAGGCACTCTCT GAACAAGATTTAATGGCCAGAGCCGAAATAATGTTGCAACAAGCAGAAAAACTGGGTTGCCGTAGCTTCCTGACCCCACAGGATGTAGTGGAAGGAGTTTACAAGCTAAATGTGGCTTTTGTTGCTAACCTCTTCAATAACCACCCTGGACTTGACAAGCCTGAAAATATTGATTTTGAGGGCCTTGACCACATTGAAGAAACTAGGGAAGAAAAGA CCTATCGTAACTGGATGAACAGTATGGGCGTTAACCCCCATGTTAATTGGCTGTACTCCGACCTTGCTGATGGCATCATCATCTTCCAGTTGTATGACATCATCAGACCCGGTGTTGTTGACTGGAAGCGGGTCCACAG TAAGTTCAGCAAACTGAAGAAGTTTATGGAGAAACTTGAAAATTGCAATTATGCAGTTGAGCTTGGCAAACAGCTGAAGTTCAGCCTTGTGGGTATTGCCGGACAAGACTTAGCAGATGGCAACCCAACTCTCACTTTAG CCCTGATCTGGCAGTTGATGAGGGCATACACCCTGTCCATCTTAACACAGTTAGCAGATTCTGGCAGCCCTATTGTAGAGGCCGAGATCATCACATGGGTCAATTCCAAATTAAAGGAAGCTGGCAAGACATCAAGCATCAGAAGCTTCCAGGACTCTAGTCTCCAGAATGCCCTTGCTGTTATTGACCTTGTTGATGCCATTAAACCCGGCACAATCAATTATGATGTTGTGAAGATAACAAAGGATGAAGAG gataaTATTGCCAATGCTAAGTACGCAATTTCGATGGCACGAAAGATTGGCGCTCGGATCTATGCCCTCCCTGAAGACTTCACTGAAGTGAAACCCAAGATGATCATGACAGTGTTTGCATGTCTCATGGCACGAGACTACATACCCAATATGGATACCAAAAAGAATTAA